AGGAGTGAAGCCATGCCCCGATTCGTCGAATCCACGAAGCGCGACCCGTACCGCAACTTCAACTTCCGCGTGCTCTTCAACAACCTCGAGGTGGCCGCGTGCCGGAAGATCTCCGGCCTCACCGGCACCGTGGAGGTGGTGAAGTTCCGCTCCGGCAACAGCCCGTCCTCCGTGGACGAGCTGTCCCCGGGCCGCGTGCACTACGAGCCCCTCACGCTGGAGGCGGGCCTCACCCAGGACACGACGTTCCGGGACTGGGCCACCCAGCTCATCCGCCATGAAGCCACGCCCGGCTTCCGCGCGGCGGAGCCGGACTTCCGGCGCACCGTGGAGATCCTCGTCTTCGACCTGGACTTCAACCGCGCGGTGAAGAAGTTCGTGCTGCGCAACGCGTGGGTCTCGAAGTTCACCGCGATGTCGGAGCTGGCCGCGGAGGCGAACGAGATCCTCATCGAGTCCCTGGAGGTCCATCACGAGGGCTTCACGCTGGAGCCGGTGGTCTGACGTGCTCCTGGAACCTCCCATCCCGGTGCTGCTGCCGCACGGCCTCTTCGACGAGGACGGCCGCTGTCACCGCCAGGGCGAGCTGCGTCCGCTCACCGGCCGCGAGGAGTGGTCGCTGGCCCAGACCGGCGAGCGTCCCGGCCCGCGCGCGGTGAGCGGGTGGCTGGCGGCGTGTCTGGGACGGCTGGGGGGCTATCCGCGCGTGGACGCGGAGCTGGCGGCCTGCCTCACGCGAGGAGACCGGCACCACCTGGCGCTGCACCTGCGGGCCCGGATGTACGGGGACCGCGTGACGCTGGTGGCGCGCTGCCCCGCGCCCGGATGCGAGGCGATGGCGGACGTGGACGTGCGCCTCTCCGCGCTCGCGCCGGAGCGGGTGGACGCGGCGCCGGAGGTGCTCACCGTGGCGCTGCCAGAAGGGCGCGCGGAGCTGCGTGAGCCCACGGGCGAGGACGACGCGCTGCTCGCGGAAGCCCAGGGCACCCGCGCGGAGCGGTCCGCGCTCCTCTGGTCGCGGCTGGTGGTGGTGGAAGGGCGGGCACTGACGCCTTCCTCGTGGCTGGCGCTGCCGGCGCGCTCACGGCACGCGGTGGCGCTGGCGTTGGCGGACGGCACGAGCGCGCCCGACCTGGGGCTGCTGGCGCGCTGTCCGAAGTGCGCCGCGTGGCTGGAGCTGGAGCTGGATCCGTTCGCGCTGCTGGCTCGCGAGCTGAAGGGCGGGGCTGCGCGGCTGGAGACGGAGGTGCACGTGCTGGCCTTCCACTACCACTGGTCGGAGGCGGACATCCTGGCCCTGCCGCGGGCCCGGCGGTGGCGCTACCTGGAGCTGCTTCGCAACGAGCTGGAAGGCCGTCCGCTGGTGGATGGCTGGAGCTGACGAGAGGACGGGACACGCCATGGCCCCACCCCCGGTGCAAGGACAGGTCGGACTCACCCGCCGCGAGATGGAGCGTGAGCTCGCGTGGATGCTGCGCAGCGTGCCGGACAACCCGAAGGAGTTCGTGAAGCTGTTCACCCAGACGGTGGTGGCGCTGATGGACAAGAACAATGAAGCCATTGCCCGGAGCCTCGCCCAGCGCGAGCCGCCCGGTGTCCGGGGCAACGGATGACGCGCAACCTGGACCCGACGCTCATCGCGTTCGATCAGCAGCTCCAGAAGGGCATGCTGGTGACGCTGCCGACGTCTTCGGATGACAAGAAGACCGAACCGGGCGTGCGGGCGCTGCGCTTCCAGTACAACCCGGAGACGGTGACGCGCACGCGCGCGGGCCAGTGGGAGACGAAGCCCGGCAAGACGCCCGAGCAGACCAAGGTCCTCACCGACGGTCAGCGCGGCGGCGGCCTGCACGCCAAGAGCGAGACCATTGCCCTCAAGCTCGTCTTCGACGTGACGGAGGCGCTGCTGCGGGACACGAAGGGGGAGGGCACCCAGGGCGTGCTGCCGGAGCTGGCCATGCTGGAGGGCATGGCGCTGGGCAAGGACCAGACGGGCGAGGAGGAGAAGAAGCCCGCGACGAAGCTCGTCTCGCTCAACCCCACGGAGCTGCTCCTGATGCTGGGGCCGCGAACGTTCCCGGTGGTCATCACCGGGATGACCATCGTGGAGCAGCGGTTCGATCCGGCGTTGTTCCCGCTGCGCGCGGAGGTGGACCTGCGCATGCGCATCCTGGAGGTGGGGGAGAACGCGGCGAACAACAAGGTGGCCCAGGCGTTCGCCAACCTGCGTGACCAGCGCCTGCGGATGGAGGACCTGGCGGCGGTGAAGGGCGCGGACGCGAGCACCCTCATCGCGCAGGCCCTGGCGCCGCAGGTGAAGCTCAACGGGGAGAGCTGAAGAGACGGCCATGAGCGACCCTTCCTCTCGATACAAGGACCTGCCGACGTACGCGGTGCCGCTGGGCCCGGAGGGCGCCACGGTGTCGCTGTACGTGCCCCGCGTGGCGCCGCGCGTGCCCACGTCCTTGCTGCACAAGGTGGTGGCGGGGGACCGGCTGGACCTGCTCGCGCAGC
This DNA window, taken from Corallococcus coralloides DSM 2259, encodes the following:
- a CDS encoding phage tail protein, translated to MPRFVESTKRDPYRNFNFRVLFNNLEVAACRKISGLTGTVEVVKFRSGNSPSSVDELSPGRVHYEPLTLEAGLTQDTTFRDWATQLIRHEATPGFRAAEPDFRRTVEILVFDLDFNRAVKKFVLRNAWVSKFTAMSELAAEANEILIESLEVHHEGFTLEPVV
- a CDS encoding LysM peptidoglycan-binding domain-containing protein yields the protein MSDPSSRYKDLPTYAVPLGPEGATVSLYVPRVAPRVPTSLLHKVVAGDRLDLLAQRYFSDPYQAWRIVDANPTFEPEALLEPGTVLFIPEKP